The Panicum hallii strain FIL2 chromosome 5, PHallii_v3.1, whole genome shotgun sequence genome contains the following window.
CCATGGCCATCTTCAGTACATTTGATGAAATTTCGTCACTTGACTGAAACATACACCGATCCCTTGTGAAATGCAGGTCAGGAGGTTATCAGAGATCTGGCACCGCAATGTCGTGACGCTGATCGGCTACTGCCAGGAAGGGGGTCTACAGATGCTGGTGTTCGAGTACCTGCCCAACGGCAGTGTGAGCGGCCATTTGTACGGTAATGAGCAAAGCTGATGAATGCTAACTGCAACCTTCCGTCTCCCTGAATGTTGCATGAACACTGTGTTGTATTGTATGTGTGTTGTTCATCAGACACCGGCAAGGAGCCCATGACAAGGCTGGAGTTCAAGCAGAGGCTCTCCATAGCCATTGGAGCAGCTAAAGGTTACAAGACCATCTTTTACATCCCTCATGATGATTAATGCACTGGAAAAAGTGCAAGGTGTTAAACAGACAGAGTTTCTGAAGTCTGAATTCTGAATTGCAGGTCTGAATCACCTGCACACCCTGGCACCTCCGTTGATCCACAGGGATTTCAAGACGAGCAACGTCCTGGTCGACGAGAACTTCATCGCGAAGGTGTCTGACGCCGGAATCGACAGGCTGCTGCGAGGGTTTGAAGGCGCCGCTCCGCCGAATGTCAGCGTCTACCAAGATACAGAGTGAGTCTGAAACTCTGCATGACCTGCACTTGGCATTTCTATCAGACTATCGCAGTAGGACTTTATAAAAGACTCATGCAAAATTTCCTTCACAATTCTTATCACGCATTGTTTGTGTGTTTGTTTCTAGGTTACATTCATTGGCCCAACTTTCTGAAAGCAGCGACGTATACAGCTTTGGGGTTTTTCTTCTGGAGCTGATCACTGGCAGGGAAGCTGCCGGCTTAATTCCACCAGAATCCAAGGAACCTCTTGCTCATTGGGTAAAATCTCCAACCTCAACTTCCAGTAAAGAAACTTATCTCCGATTTTAGACTAGTAAATAAAGCCCATGATTTTGCCTGACTAGAAAAGTTCTTGTGAATCTGTCAGATGGAGGCACATTTCAGCTCGAACGAGCTGATCGACCCCAGGCTGGGAGGGAGCTTCACATCGGAGGGCATGACGGAGCTGGTGGGCCTGGCATTCCAGTGCCTGAGCCCCTCGGCGAGGCGTCGGCCCAGGatgcggctggtggcggcggagctggaCCGGATCCTGGAGAAGGAGATGACCCTGACCACCGTCATGGGCGACGGCACTGCCATCGTCACGCTCGGCAGCCAGCTCTTCACGTCCTGATCAGGACAGCATCAGCATTCATCAATCCAAGCGGAGCCAGGCGGTACAGACAGCACCGCGGAGGCGAGGGAGACAAGCTTTTGAATGACGCGTACATCTCGCCGCTCGGCTCCGGcaccgggcgcggcggcggcggcgtccgtcCTTGCAGCGCACCTCCCGTTGATGTCCTCGCGCGTCGCGTCGCTCGCTTCCTCCCCCAGAGCTGGCGCAGGATCTCAAGGGGTTCTCCGTCTTGGAATAGGGGCAGCGGAAGCCTCGGCGGGCTCGCCGTCGACGTCAGGGATCGGCCGCCGGCGACAGGAAAGGGAGCAGCGGATCACAATATTTTGCAGGAAGGCCCCTGAAATGGATCGCGATTAAATAATCACGATCCAAATATTTTTCACAAAACTCCCTAATTTGGATCGTGACAAATTAGAGGGTTTTATGTAAATGCGTATTTCCAGATTTTCATAAAACACCCCACTTATTTGCACAAACAACCCCAGTTCAAAATCGAATTTGCACCTCCCTCACTCTACCCTGGTGGCCGTGGCTTCCCgtccgccgtcgccgtcgccgccgtaaacgtggttttggccctttcctttcctaccctctaaattttagacccatcacatcaaaaagaattttactatttaaaagtattaaataaaatctgtttataaaactttttgcacagctgggtgctaattcgtgagacaaatttaatgagcctaattaatccataatttgccacagtgatgctacagtaatcatccgctaatcatggactaatatacctcattagattcgtctcgcgaattagcactagggttctgcaattagttttataattagactttatttaatacttttaaataacaagattctctttgatatgaCCCTCTGAACTTTAGACCCCACGAGCACCCGTTTGCCTCGTATACGAGGCCGGTGGTGCAAGCAAAGCCCCGATTGCATCTGCTCTCCGTCTACTCATCCATGTCCCGCGGGCCGCAGCCGGCCACCTGTCTGCTGCTGATGCCAATGATTCCGTTTGCTCGAATCTGGAACCAACAGGACAACCGACACCTGGGAACAAGTGCCGCTGTTCTGTTCATCCTGGAGAGGTGGATTAGTGATTTAGTGAGGCAACGCTGGAAATCGAAACAGCGCCGCCCGGTTGGTCATCAAGCTGTCTGCGGCCGGGCATGGCTTGGCTCGGGGTGAGCTCGTCGGCGACGGGGAGGACCGACGGCTTTCCGACGATGGGGTGCCGCCATGCCATGACGAACTGCTTCGGTGTTCTCAGCCTTCGTCGAGGAAAATTTCAAAGAGGGAACAGACAAACTTGTGTCTCTTATCTTATCCTCTTCCATTTTCTTCATGTGGGGTGCGGTGTACTAGACAACTAGAGTGCCTCTCAATTTGAAAACATTTCTTCATTTATCACAAGAGTTCAGTGTTGGCTTCCATCATCGATCGATTCAGAAAAACATGTATGTAACGACAGATAGCAAACGAAGTAGCGTAAACAATTTATTTCACAATTACAGGAGTTCAAAAGGACAAACATATCGACTATGTATGCTTGCTGGTACCAGGCAAAAATCCGAAAACAGCACCCCCACGGCTAAGGGTAATGGTAACCAAGAAATCTACATTTCAGGCATGGGTACCATGCCAGTTGCAGCATGTATATCTTTTTTTTTATGAAACAGCATGTATATCATATACACATATACGGATTATTCCATACACTTCAAATTATCGACTGGATGGTTGAACAAATGAGGCATTAGGCCTCAGTTAGCTACATCAAGGACCAGCTTGCGAGAGACTTGAAGATGGACCACTTCATGCGCCGGTAATATGCAGCTTGCAGAAGGGCGAGCGAGAGCAGGAAAATCCATTTGACTCCCATCTAATACAGGATCACGAGATGAAATATGCAATTAGACGCACAAGTTATACTTGGCAATCAGAACAGAAGATAATCATGCCGGGATGTTGCAAGAAGATACCAGCTTTCTCTCTTCCATCTCAGGCTCCGCCGCCCATGATAAGAATGAGACAACGTCTTTACCCATCTAGAATTTGCATATGAGAATAATACATCCTTCAGTTTGATGCCCAAACTTGATTCCACGGTGCTGGTTGTAAAGGATGAGAGTCACCTGGGCCTCTGTTGCAGGAGTTCCGTCTTCATACTCGACAGCTCCATCCATCAGCATCTTGGGCATCGCGATCGCGCCACCAGGAAAGTAGGGATTGTAATGCAAGCCTTCAAGAATCtaaattttaaataaaaaacaGAGGGTTATGATACAAAAATAAGTCAATTGTCAAAATACAGTATATTCTATGCTGTGTTCCACATTCAAAACTAACAGCAGGAGAAAGGAGGAAAATGCAAAGCTGCTGAAAGGATCTGCATAGCTTGTGGGTTACTAGACCCTACCTATATAGGATGACCCACACATAAAAGGGCTCTTTACCAGCACTAAAAGGTAAAGAATAGAACCTTAAAACTAACATCTGAATGCTTAATTAGTTATAAAGAAACTTGTATGCATCACCACAGGAAGACCTGCATAATTGGTGAAGACTAACAGAAATAGATAAACAACATTGTCATGGATTAAAGTTGAAGCCCCAGTAAAGGTTACGCATGAGTGAAGCCTGAAGCGATATCATGTGGCAATGTCAGTCCAATTTATCCATATACTAGTTGATACAAAACCATATCGCAAGCACAAGATAGTCCTTATTTTCTACACATCTAGGAAAGTAAAACAACAGGAGAGCACACACATGAGAACCACCAAAGTCCATCAACACAAAAATGTCCAAACATTTATAGCAAAGAAGGCTACCGAAACACCAGCAGGTGGATCACGATAGCCAGTGAGCAGAGCAAAAACGTAGTTCTGGCCATTGTGTCTGGCCTGCAAATATGTATTAGCAAGAGTTAGACACAATCACACAACCCTCAAATGTCACATTACATCAAATGCACCAGTCTCACCTTTGTGATTAGACTGAGGTCTGGGGGGTATGCCCCACCATTTGCATAACGAGCTGCTTGCTCATTTGCATATGGTTGTGGAAAACGGTCACTTAGCTTACCCGGGCGTGTGAACATTTCGCCTTCATCATTAGGACCATCGACCACCTCAATCTCAGCAGCCATTGCCTTTGTTTCCTCTTCCGTATAGGCAACACCAACCAGATCCCGGTATGAAATCAAGGACATCGAGTGACAGGAGGCACACACTTGTTGATAACCTTGATGCCCACGCCTTATTCTGGTCATATGTTTTTCCATGAAAATTAAAGAGAAAAAACATTCGCAGATAACAAGAGCAAATACCTCAGCAGGATGGCTGAATGATATCAGTTTCATGTTCAACAAAATCATGTCTATTTTTAACTTACGATGCATGATCATAAGAGCTAAGAATGCCAGCATGTGGCCAGGGATAGCttggggcttccaatccatgcTCTGCTTATCTCTTCAAGAGCTGGCTGATGCCCACGCCCCTCCCAGCAGCCATTTATTCTTGGCGTTGAAGGTGACGAGCTGGCGATCACTAGCGAAAGGAAACTAGTAAAGGCTGGTAATTCAAGGCGGACAAAAACACTCTTGGACCAATCCGACCAGGCAAGGTTGAACCTTCTTACCGagaaataaagaacatcagtcGAAGTATGGAGGGATCCCTACTCCGACAGCAAGCCCTGTGGAGCAGTCGCGGCGGATGAGGACACCTACAACAGTCAACACAAGGACTCTGGTGGCGGCGGAAGGAGGCACGAGTGCCCGGCTGCCGTCAGGGAAGAGGATCGATTCGTCGGTCAGGGGCAGTAGTAGGATTTGGCCATTTGGGAAGGGAGGATTCACGCGCGAGCAAAGACGTTGTGGCATTTCGAGGACCGTGTGTGCGAGGGAGGGGTTGGGGACAACTGGATGGAGAGCTGCACTAACACGTAGGTCCGTGTTCTTGACTTCCACATCGAAATATCACATCAAGTCATTAACCGTAATTTGCAAAATATTATGATAAAAATCTTCGCAT
Protein-coding sequences here:
- the LOC112895093 gene encoding probable leucine-rich repeat receptor-like protein kinase At5g49770, coding for MALSTPVVAGIAAGAAALLLAAVLVAAWFVRRRLRARRDRSSDTGSSEAPPTLAEWGRFGRTSSAPEFHGARQFSLEEVAHATKNFAEANLVGAGSFGLVYKGLLLDGTVVAIKRRAGAPRQDFADEVRRLSEIWHRNVVTLIGYCQEGGLQMLVFEYLPNGSVSGHLYDTGKEPMTRLEFKQRLSIAIGAAKGLNHLHTLAPPLIHRDFKTSNVLVDENFIAKVSDAGIDRLLRGFEGAAPPNVSVYQDTELHSLAQLSESSDVYSFGVFLLELITGREAAGLIPPESKEPLAHWMEAHFSSNELIDPRLGGSFTSEGMTELVGLAFQCLSPSARRRPRMRLVAAELDRILEKEMTLTTVMGDGTAIVTLGSQLFTS
- the LOC112891552 gene encoding LOW QUALITY PROTEIN: cytochrome c1-1, heme protein, mitochondrial-like (The sequence of the model RefSeq protein was modified relative to this genomic sequence to represent the inferred CDS: deleted 2 bases in 1 codon); this translates as MSLISYRDLVGVAYTEEETKAMAAEIEVVDGPNDEGEMFTRPGKLSDRFPQPYANEQAARYANGGAYPPDLSLITKARHNGQNYVFALLTGYRDPPAGVSILEGLHYNPYFPGGAIAMPKMLMDGAVEYEDGTPATEAQMGKDVVSFLSWAAEPEMEERKLMGVKWIFLLSLALLQAAYYRRMKWSIFKSRKLVLDVAN